The Dethiosulfovibrio peptidovorans DSM 11002 genome has a window encoding:
- a CDS encoding amidohydrolase, producing METISSGTIQGGTVLVENGRIKAVGAGLSIPIEADIVDASGMTVTPGLIDAHTHIGTCPEGTPYSMTDENDMTDPSTPQLRILDSIYPFDEAFGEARKGGVTAVQVLPGSANVIGGQGAVIKTRGLVVDEMAVLAPSGMKAALGENPIGVYKEKNQLPTTRMGNAACMRNTLQEAFNYKAAKEHWLAKKDEDKDPFDIKPGMEALLPVVEKKMPLRVHCHRADDIATAVRTAEEFGIELTLEHCTEGHLIPDYLASKKVMAAVGPTLSCRPKIELRHMTWDTLKVFSERAIHFCIITDHPVTPVHSLMLCATMAHRAGLSREEALRAVTLSSAEHLGLEARMGSLEPGKDGDIVLWKGDPFDARTEVAITFIDGAEVYRA from the coding sequence GTGGAAACGATATCGTCCGGAACGATTCAGGGAGGTACCGTCCTGGTAGAGAACGGCAGGATAAAAGCGGTCGGAGCGGGACTTTCCATACCAATCGAAGCTGATATCGTAGACGCCTCGGGCATGACGGTCACCCCGGGCCTCATAGACGCACACACCCATATAGGAACCTGCCCTGAGGGAACTCCCTACTCCATGACTGACGAGAACGACATGACCGACCCGAGCACCCCTCAATTGAGGATATTGGACTCCATATACCCCTTCGACGAAGCCTTCGGCGAGGCTAGAAAAGGAGGAGTGACGGCAGTGCAGGTCCTTCCGGGAAGCGCCAACGTCATAGGAGGACAGGGGGCCGTCATAAAAACTAGAGGTCTAGTGGTGGACGAGATGGCTGTACTTGCCCCGTCCGGCATGAAGGCAGCCCTGGGAGAGAATCCCATAGGGGTCTACAAGGAGAAAAACCAGCTTCCAACCACAAGAATGGGCAACGCCGCCTGCATGAGGAACACCCTTCAGGAAGCCTTCAACTACAAGGCCGCCAAGGAACACTGGCTCGCCAAAAAAGACGAAGACAAGGATCCCTTCGATATAAAACCCGGCATGGAGGCTCTGCTGCCGGTAGTGGAGAAAAAGATGCCCCTCAGGGTGCACTGTCACAGGGCCGACGACATAGCGACGGCCGTAAGGACCGCCGAAGAATTCGGGATAGAGCTGACCCTGGAACACTGCACAGAGGGACACCTCATACCGGACTACCTGGCGTCGAAGAAAGTAATGGCGGCGGTAGGCCCCACCCTCTCCTGCCGTCCTAAGATAGAGCTCAGACACATGACCTGGGACACCCTTAAGGTTTTCTCCGAAAGGGCGATCCACTTCTGCATAATAACGGACCACCCAGTGACCCCGGTCCATTCCCTGATGCTCTGCGCCACCATGGCCCACCGGGCTGGACTGTCCAGGGAAGAGGCCCTAAGGGCAGTAACCCTGTCCTCGGCTGAACATCTTGGCCTGGAGGCTAGAATGGGATCTCTGGAGCCGGGGAAGGACGGAGACATAGTCTTATGGAAGGGCGACCCCTTCGACGCAAGAACGGAGGTAGCCATAACCTTCATAGACGGAGCAGAGGTCTACAGGGCCTAG